A window of Synechococcus sp. MW101C3 genomic DNA:
GGCCTCGATCCCGAGGGCTGCGATCTGCTGGTGGTGCCGTCGTTGAGCCTGGATCAGAACCAGATCGACCTGGTGGCCGGCGTTCACCACTACGAGGAGCGGCAGCTGTTCTCGCTGATCAGCCTGCGGCATCCGGCTGTGCAGGCCGTATACCTCACCAGCAAGCTGCTGCCCGATCTGGTGGTGGATGCGGTGCTGGAGCTGCTGCCGGGGGTGCCCGCCTCCCACGCCCGGCGCCGGTTGCAGCTGTTCGACACCGACGACGCCTCGCCGCGGCCCCTCACCCAGAAACTGCTGGAGCGGCCCGCCCTGCTGCAGCGCATCCGCGAGCGGCTGCGGCCAGGCCGCAGCTTCATGACCTGCTTCAACGTGACGCCACTGGAGAAGGAACTCTCGGTGCGGTTGCAGGTACCGCTGCTGGGCACCGATCCCGGCCTGGGGCGCTGGGGCAGCAAGGCGGGCAGCCGCGAGCTGTTCTGCCGCTGCGGGGTGCCCCATCCGGCCGGCAGCGCGCTGGTGCACGATCTCGACGCCCTCAGCGAAGCCACCGCTGCCCTGTGGGAGGCCCATCCGGATCTGGAGCGGGTGGTGGTGAAGCTGAACGAAGGCTTCAGTGGCGAAGGCAACGCCCCGCTGGAACTGGGGCCGCTGCAGCTGGCGGAACGCAGTGGCGGCGAACGGCGCCGGCTGCTGCGTCAGGTGCTGGAGGTGCTGCCGATGCCGCCGCCCCAGTGGCAGCAGTTGCTGGTGGAGCAGGGGGCCCTGGTGGAGGCCTGGCTGCAGGGGGGAGAGGCGCTCAGCTCACCCAGCGTGCAGGGCACGATCCACCCGGGCGGGCAGGTGGAGATGCTCTCCACCCACGAGCAGATCCTCGGCGGTCCGAACGGGCAGACCTATCAGGGCTGCCGCTTCCCCGCCGAGGCCGCCTACCGGGAGGCGCTGCTGCGCCATGGACGGGCGGTGGGGGAAGCGCTGGCGCAGGAGGGCGCGCTGGAGCGCTTCGCGGTGGATTTCATCGCCCGCCGCTTCGCGGAGCAGTGGGATGTGCAGGCGATCGAGGTGAACCTGCGCAAAGGGGGCACCACCCATCCGTTCATGGCCCTGCGCTACGCCACCAATGGCCGGATCGATCCGGTCAGTGGCGTGTTCCATTCGCCCACGGGCCAGGAGCTCTGCTACGTGGCCACCGACAACCTTTGCGATGCCCGCCTGCGCGGTCTGTTGCCGATCGACCTGATCGACATCGTGGCCGTGGCGGGGCTGCACTTCGATCCCGCGGAGCTGCGCGGCAGCCTGTTCCACCTGCTGGGTTGCCTGTCCCAGTACGGCAAGCTCGGCATGACTTGCATCGGCCATGACGCCGCCGAAGCCAGTCGCCTCTACCAGGCCACAGCCGAGCGGTTGATGCAGGGCGCGCAGGCGCTGCGGCGGGAGCCACACCCCGGCACACGCTGAGGTGGCCACATCAGCGGCAGCCTGGCCCGGCGCGACAACCCTCTGCGAAAGGCCCGAAAATGGAGGGCCCCTGTGCCCTTTCCATGGAAGCCCGCTGGAACGACTGCGTGATCGCCTCCAGTGACGACATCGTCAAGCTCGAAGGCAATGCCTACTTCCCGCCGCAGGCCCTGCGGCCGGAATGCTTCCGCCCCTCCACGCACCGCAGCGTCTGTGGCTGGAAGGGGGAAGCCCACTACTACGACGTGGTGGTGGGAGACCAGGTGAACGTCAATGCCGCCTGGTTCTACCCGTCGCCCAAGCCAGCCGCGGAGGAGATCGCCGGACGGGTGGCCTTCTGGAAAGGCGTCAGCGTGGCCTGAACGCTCAAGCCAACGCGGCCAGCTGCGACAGCGGCAGCCCGTGGGGTCCGTAGGCCCGCTGCAGGTGGTGGACCAGCCCTGGCTCCGGCGTCCAGCGCAGTTCCGTGATCAGCGGTTCACCCGGCAGGCGCGGGTTGGTGGTTTCCAGCTGCAGGTTCGCCTCCAGCTGCCAAAGCTCCCGGCTGCCGCCGGCGGGCTGGCGACGCACCCGATGGGGCGCTGCCGGCGCCGCCTCCTGGAGGCCGGGGCGGGCTTCCACCACCAGCACCACGGCTTCGAGGCGCTCGGCGCCGTGCCGCACCACCACCCGCCGGCGCCGCTCGCCGTGCACGAGGCAGAGCTCGGTGAGACAGCTCCAGGGACCAACCTTGTCGGGGCCGAGGCTCCAGTGCCCCTGCGGGGAGATCTCCATCTCGGCGGGAGGCTCCTGAAACCGCATCGTGGCCACCCGGCCGGTGTGGCGGTAGGTGAGGGCGGCCTCCACGTTG
This region includes:
- a CDS encoding DUF3598 family protein; translation: MPRSPRQILLDASAGLWEGTFIRLDGAGIEAERFPTGLEVREVDGNVEAALTYRHTGRVATMRFQEPPAEMEISPQGHWSLGPDKVGPWSCLTELCLVHGERRRRVVVRHGAERLEAVVLVVEARPGLQEAAPAAPHRVRRQPAGGSRELWQLEANLQLETTNPRLPGEPLITELRWTPEPGLVHHLQRAYGPHGLPLSQLAALA
- a CDS encoding peptide ligase PGM1-related protein, which gives rise to MPLTFEELQQQLRPAWGALDVGASDGLDPEGCDLLVVPSLSLDQNQIDLVAGVHHYEERQLFSLISLRHPAVQAVYLTSKLLPDLVVDAVLELLPGVPASHARRRLQLFDTDDASPRPLTQKLLERPALLQRIRERLRPGRSFMTCFNVTPLEKELSVRLQVPLLGTDPGLGRWGSKAGSRELFCRCGVPHPAGSALVHDLDALSEATAALWEAHPDLERVVVKLNEGFSGEGNAPLELGPLQLAERSGGERRRLLRQVLEVLPMPPPQWQQLLVEQGALVEAWLQGGEALSSPSVQGTIHPGGQVEMLSTHEQILGGPNGQTYQGCRFPAEAAYREALLRHGRAVGEALAQEGALERFAVDFIARRFAEQWDVQAIEVNLRKGGTTHPFMALRYATNGRIDPVSGVFHSPTGQELCYVATDNLCDARLRGLLPIDLIDIVAVAGLHFDPAELRGSLFHLLGCLSQYGKLGMTCIGHDAAEASRLYQATAERLMQGAQALRREPHPGTR
- a CDS encoding DUF427 domain-containing protein, with the translated sequence MEARWNDCVIASSDDIVKLEGNAYFPPQALRPECFRPSTHRSVCGWKGEAHYYDVVVGDQVNVNAAWFYPSPKPAAEEIAGRVAFWKGVSVA